The Sphingobium aromaticiconvertens genome has a segment encoding these proteins:
- a CDS encoding methyltransferase, with amino-acid sequence MNRLALTGLLLAAALPILPLAAQQAGHSDHAAHMQADPIGAALMAPTRTPENVARDKYRHPAETLKFFGVTPSQTVVEYSPAGGWYTEILAPLLKDKGTFYAAQGAGAGFDRLKAKLDADPATYGKVKLVPWAAPLAAVPAGSVDTLLTFRNVHNMVMGGTEAATFKAFYDVLKPGGTLGIVDHRLPEDRDAAQEKSSGYLKVSTVRRLAEAAGFQYVGASEVNANPKDTANWEKGVWTLPPVLRNGEVDKAKYLAIGESDRMTLKFRKPLK; translated from the coding sequence ATGAACCGCCTCGCCCTCACCGGCCTGCTTCTTGCCGCCGCCCTCCCCATCCTGCCACTGGCCGCGCAACAGGCAGGGCACAGCGATCACGCCGCGCATATGCAAGCCGATCCCATCGGCGCGGCGCTCATGGCCCCCACCCGCACCCCCGAGAATGTGGCACGCGACAAGTATCGCCACCCTGCCGAAACGCTCAAATTCTTCGGCGTGACGCCAAGCCAGACGGTGGTGGAATATTCCCCCGCTGGCGGCTGGTATACCGAAATCCTGGCGCCGCTGCTCAAGGACAAGGGCACCTTCTACGCCGCGCAGGGCGCTGGCGCGGGCTTCGACAGGCTCAAGGCGAAACTCGACGCCGATCCCGCCACCTATGGCAAGGTCAAGCTGGTGCCCTGGGCCGCCCCGCTTGCCGCTGTGCCCGCCGGTAGCGTCGATACGCTGCTCACCTTCCGCAACGTTCATAATATGGTGATGGGCGGGACGGAAGCCGCGACCTTCAAGGCCTTCTACGATGTGCTGAAGCCCGGCGGCACGCTGGGCATCGTCGACCATCGCCTGCCCGAAGATCGCGACGCCGCACAGGAAAAGTCGAGCGGCTATCTGAAAGTCTCGACCGTCCGCCGTTTGGCTGAGGCGGCTGGCTTCCAATATGTCGGCGCGTCGGAAGTGAACGCCAATCCGAAGGATACGGCCAATTGGGAAAAGGGCGTCTGGACCCTTCCCCCGGTGCTCCGCAATGGCGAAGTCGACAAGGCCAAATACCTGGCGATTGGTGAGAGCGACCGCATGACGCTGAAGTTCCGCAAGCCGCTCAAATAA
- a CDS encoding DMT family transporter codes for MLAIGLRLLAVLFLSAMFATAKVASERGVHLIESLFYRQVIALPLVFLWIALVDGAGAVRTNRIGVHASRAALGIIGLSLNFGSYILLPLTEATTIGFTMPIFGTILSALLLREVTGWHRWTAVLLGFAGVLVMVRPDAGHFPPLGVAVALSAAILTACVSIVLRELGRTERPGVVVFWFTLLSLPPLAIAMPFFGQAHDPVTWGMLIFMGLIGGAAQLCLTGALRWAPVSVVLPMDYSAILWATLIGWFIWNDLPIATTWIGAALIIGSGLYIAWREHVRARRKPV; via the coding sequence CTGCTGGCAATCGGCCTGCGTCTGCTGGCGGTGTTGTTTCTTTCCGCGATGTTCGCGACGGCCAAGGTTGCCAGCGAACGCGGCGTGCATCTGATCGAATCGCTTTTCTACCGTCAGGTCATTGCCCTGCCGCTGGTCTTTCTGTGGATCGCGCTGGTCGATGGCGCGGGCGCGGTCCGTACCAACCGAATCGGTGTCCACGCCAGCCGCGCCGCGCTGGGGATAATCGGCCTCTCGCTTAATTTCGGTTCCTACATCCTGCTGCCGCTGACGGAGGCGACGACGATCGGTTTTACCATGCCAATCTTTGGCACCATCCTGTCCGCACTGTTGCTGCGCGAGGTGACGGGATGGCATCGGTGGACGGCGGTGCTGCTGGGTTTTGCCGGCGTGCTGGTAATGGTCCGTCCCGATGCCGGCCACTTTCCGCCTCTGGGCGTCGCTGTGGCGCTTTCCGCTGCAATACTGACCGCCTGCGTCTCCATCGTCCTGCGTGAGCTAGGTCGAACAGAGCGTCCAGGCGTCGTCGTCTTCTGGTTCACCTTGCTATCGCTGCCGCCGCTCGCCATCGCCATGCCATTCTTCGGCCAGGCCCATGATCCCGTCACATGGGGCATGCTGATCTTCATGGGGCTGATCGGCGGTGCAGCACAGCTATGCCTGACCGGAGCGCTACGCTGGGCGCCCGTGTCGGTCGTCTTGCCGATGGATTACAGCGCGATTCTCTGGGCAACATTGATCGGCTGGTTCATCTGGAACGACCTGCCGATCGCCACCACCTGGATAGGGGCTGCGTTGATTATTGGCAGCGGCCTTTATATCGCCTGGCGCGAACATGTCCGCGCCAGGCGCAAACCCGTTTAG
- a CDS encoding OsmC family protein — MKINHSGSAVWSGGLKDGKGAISTQSGALNAHPYGFAMRFEGVPGTNPEELIGAAHAGCFTMALSMILGEAGLTADRMDTTAVVTLESQDGGFAITAIKLTLKAAIPGTDDAAFQELAAKAKANCPVSKLFNAQISLDAELLS; from the coding sequence ATGAAGATCAATCATAGTGGATCAGCGGTGTGGAGCGGCGGTCTGAAAGACGGCAAGGGCGCGATTTCTACCCAGAGCGGCGCGCTGAATGCACATCCTTATGGTTTTGCGATGCGGTTCGAGGGCGTGCCGGGCACCAACCCGGAGGAACTGATCGGCGCGGCCCATGCCGGCTGCTTCACCATGGCGCTGTCGATGATATTGGGCGAAGCGGGCCTGACGGCGGACAGGATGGACACGACCGCTGTCGTCACGTTGGAAAGCCAGGATGGCGGTTTTGCCATCACGGCGATCAAGCTGACGCTGAAGGCCGCGATCCCCGGCACGGACGATGCGGCGTTTCAGGAACTGGCGGCCAAGGCGAAGGCCAATTGCCCGGTGTCCAAGCTGTTCAATGCGCAGATCAGTCTGGACGCTGAACTGCTTTCCTAA
- a CDS encoding PRC-barrel domain-containing protein codes for MTDDPIDVESLARSDLIASDRVEGTIVYNRKGEKLGRISNFMVDKQSGQVRYAILSFGGFLGIGNDHYPLPWSMLDYDKDQGGYVVELDKEVLDDAPRHDAEARPVYDEPYGRSVYDYYGLTYPW; via the coding sequence ATGACCGATGACCCGATCGACGTCGAGAGCCTTGCCCGTAGCGACCTGATCGCATCCGACCGGGTGGAAGGCACGATCGTTTACAACCGCAAGGGTGAGAAACTGGGCCGGATATCGAACTTCATGGTCGACAAGCAGAGCGGACAGGTCCGCTACGCCATATTGTCCTTCGGCGGGTTTCTGGGGATTGGCAACGACCATTATCCCCTGCCCTGGTCGATGCTGGATTATGACAAGGATCAGGGCGGCTATGTGGTGGAACTGGACAAGGAAGTGCTCGACGATGCGCCGCGTCACGACGCCGAGGCACGCCCAGTCTATGACGAACCTTATGGCCGAAGTGTCTATGATTATTATGGCCTGACCTACCCCTGGTGA
- a CDS encoding alpha/beta hydrolase, with the protein MNRFGLSGDARQPVVLTIPGLNNSGPGHWQTLWEEQRGDCQRVDLGSWASPNRNAWVNRLDAAIREVNGPIILAAHSLGCLAVAWWGALQSQAYGWPVTGALLVAPPDCDRMETPETIGGFGPVPRTPLPFPTILVASRNDPYIFFERAHSIGKNWGSSFVDAGHSGHINAESGLAEWGFGQALLDQLVDRAEGQVQAVRQMRPSMPTPHHDRRPAASGARP; encoded by the coding sequence ATGAACCGATTCGGACTTTCAGGCGACGCCCGCCAGCCCGTCGTCCTGACCATTCCCGGCCTCAACAACAGCGGTCCCGGTCATTGGCAAACCCTTTGGGAAGAGCAGCGCGGCGATTGCCAGCGCGTCGATCTGGGCAGTTGGGCCAGCCCCAATCGCAACGCCTGGGTCAATCGGCTGGACGCCGCGATCCGCGAAGTGAACGGTCCGATCATTCTGGCGGCCCACAGTCTGGGCTGCCTGGCGGTCGCCTGGTGGGGCGCCCTGCAGAGCCAGGCCTATGGCTGGCCCGTCACCGGCGCGCTGCTGGTGGCGCCGCCCGATTGCGACCGGATGGAAACACCCGAAACGATCGGCGGCTTCGGCCCTGTTCCCCGCACACCCCTGCCCTTTCCCACGATCCTCGTCGCCAGCCGCAACGATCCTTATATTTTCTTCGAGCGCGCCCATTCGATCGGCAAGAACTGGGGCAGCAGCTTTGTCGATGCAGGCCATAGCGGGCATATCAATGCCGAATCGGGCCTTGCCGAATGGGGCTTTGGCCAAGCGCTGCTCGACCAGTTGGTCGATCGGGCCGAAGGACAGGTTCAGGCCGTCCGACAGATGCGCCCATCCATGCCCACGCCACACCATGATCGCCGCCCAGCAGCATCGGGTGCGCGTCCCTGA
- a CDS encoding YezD family protein translates to MTNNQPLDYIRHDRPEGERKDIVTSVDKVRSVLESLRFGSITLTVHDARVVQIDVTEKTRLGA, encoded by the coding sequence ATGACCAACAACCAACCACTGGACTATATTCGTCACGACCGGCCCGAGGGCGAACGCAAGGACATCGTCACCAGCGTCGACAAGGTTCGGTCCGTTCTTGAATCGCTGCGTTTCGGTTCGATCACGCTGACCGTTCACGACGCCCGCGTCGTGCAGATCGATGTGACCGAGAAGACCAGGCTGGGCGCCTGA
- a CDS encoding TonB-dependent receptor, whose product MIARFLLLASVASASLVVPAAYAQDQAPSVDPSLAEADADAIAGGIVVTARRRAEELQDVPIAVTVLNAQTIEQTGSYNINRLQQLQPSLQFFSTNPRNSSLNIRGLGVPMGLTNDGIEQGVGIYVDQVFYNRVAAAALDFVDIEQIEVLRGPQGTLYGKNTTAGAINITTRAPSFSYEGKAEISVGNFNFKQAKATVSGPITDTLAVRIGASFTDRQGTIYNVASNQHVNSQDFLGLRGSLLWKATDTLNLTLSGDYNLQNPICCAQIYAGYGPTQRPIGRQYPALTALFPNPNGPGTYAVPSTNPYDRVTDVDAQLKARNEQGGASLRAEWDLGAGQLTSVTAYRYWDWQPSNDRDFTGLALTTISQNPTQQKQWTQELRYAQSGETFDFVVGAFGFHQTIHTTGQQVQGPDASRWFFTGDSTYNSLASDPTVLNGLTANNDIRLKNSSAALFGQVIWHVNDKLNIQPGFRVNYDKKRGSYNSVVTTPAGQILTFADTSLRARAQRSVLAPQFFDETFSDWNLSYDITASYHFTDAVMGYATYSRGFKSGGLNLNGVPLDSAGVPQTSVAQVDPEKVNHFELGLKTQFWDRKATFNLTGFWTEISDYQALVNDGQNSTLRGYLANADKVRTRGIEWEFSARPSERVSLYYSGAYTDATYRKFTNAPCPQERAGGSAATAANPESAAGRPGVPGSPSYSPAVCDISGQWLPGISKWALSYGVEFNVPTQVLGGDGQFYIGWDGNYRSKFSSNASRSTYMDIKGYTLNNLRLGFRNGDGLNVYGWVRNIFDKDYMELLATTPSNTGLIAGQPGDPRTYGLTIKANF is encoded by the coding sequence ATGATCGCGCGTTTCCTGTTGCTCGCCAGCGTGGCGAGCGCTTCTCTAGTCGTGCCTGCCGCTTATGCGCAGGACCAGGCACCATCTGTTGACCCAAGCCTGGCAGAAGCCGACGCTGACGCTATTGCTGGCGGGATCGTCGTCACCGCCCGCCGGCGCGCGGAAGAGTTGCAGGATGTGCCGATCGCCGTCACCGTGCTCAATGCCCAGACGATCGAACAGACGGGCAGCTACAATATCAACCGCCTGCAACAGCTTCAGCCCTCGCTGCAATTCTTCTCGACCAACCCGCGCAACAGCTCGCTCAACATCCGCGGACTGGGCGTGCCGATGGGCCTCACCAATGACGGCATCGAGCAGGGCGTGGGCATCTATGTCGACCAGGTCTTCTACAACCGCGTCGCTGCCGCTGCGCTCGACTTCGTCGACATCGAACAGATAGAAGTATTGCGCGGCCCGCAGGGCACGCTGTACGGCAAGAACACGACCGCGGGCGCGATCAACATCACCACCCGCGCGCCCAGCTTCAGCTATGAAGGCAAAGCGGAAATTTCCGTGGGCAACTTCAATTTCAAGCAGGCCAAGGCGACCGTCTCCGGCCCGATCACCGACACCCTCGCCGTGCGGATCGGCGCCAGCTTTACCGACCGCCAGGGCACGATTTACAATGTCGCCAGCAACCAGCATGTGAACAGCCAGGATTTCCTGGGTCTGCGCGGCTCGCTTCTGTGGAAAGCGACCGACACGCTCAACCTGACCCTGTCGGGTGACTATAATCTTCAGAACCCCATTTGCTGCGCGCAAATCTATGCTGGCTATGGACCGACGCAGCGCCCGATCGGCCGCCAATATCCGGCACTGACCGCACTGTTCCCCAATCCCAACGGACCGGGCACCTATGCCGTGCCCAGCACCAATCCCTATGACCGCGTGACCGACGTCGATGCCCAGCTCAAGGCGCGCAACGAACAGGGCGGCGCATCGCTGCGCGCCGAATGGGATCTGGGCGCGGGCCAGCTAACGTCCGTAACCGCCTACCGCTATTGGGATTGGCAGCCGTCCAACGACCGCGACTTTACAGGCCTTGCCCTGACCACCATTTCGCAGAACCCGACGCAGCAGAAGCAGTGGACGCAGGAACTGCGCTATGCGCAGAGCGGCGAAACCTTCGACTTCGTCGTCGGCGCCTTCGGTTTCCATCAGACGATCCACACCACCGGCCAGCAGGTACAGGGGCCAGACGCGAGCCGCTGGTTCTTCACCGGCGACTCCACGTACAATTCACTGGCGTCGGACCCTACCGTGCTGAACGGCCTGACCGCCAATAACGACATCCGCCTCAAAAACTCCAGCGCAGCGCTGTTTGGCCAGGTCATCTGGCACGTCAACGACAAGCTGAATATCCAGCCGGGCTTCCGCGTGAACTATGACAAGAAGAGAGGCAGCTATAATTCGGTCGTGACCACCCCCGCTGGCCAGATCCTGACCTTCGCCGACACCAGCCTGCGCGCTCGCGCCCAGCGCAGCGTGCTGGCGCCGCAATTCTTCGATGAAACGTTCAGCGACTGGAACCTGTCCTACGACATCACCGCCTCCTACCATTTCACGGATGCGGTCATGGGCTACGCGACCTATTCGCGCGGCTTCAAGTCGGGCGGCCTTAATCTTAACGGCGTTCCGCTCGATAGCGCTGGCGTGCCGCAGACCAGCGTGGCTCAGGTAGACCCGGAAAAGGTCAATCATTTCGAACTGGGTCTCAAGACGCAGTTTTGGGATCGGAAAGCCACCTTCAACCTCACCGGCTTCTGGACCGAAATCAGCGATTATCAGGCACTGGTAAACGATGGCCAGAACAGCACTCTGCGCGGCTATCTCGCCAATGCCGACAAGGTGCGGACCCGCGGCATCGAATGGGAATTCAGCGCCCGCCCGTCGGAACGCGTCAGCCTCTACTATAGCGGCGCCTACACCGACGCGACCTATCGCAAGTTCACCAACGCACCCTGCCCACAGGAACGTGCCGGCGGCAGCGCCGCCACCGCCGCCAATCCCGAAAGCGCGGCCGGTCGTCCTGGCGTTCCCGGGTCGCCATCCTACAGTCCGGCTGTGTGCGACATTTCCGGCCAGTGGCTCCCGGGCATTTCCAAATGGGCGCTATCCTACGGCGTGGAATTCAACGTGCCCACGCAAGTGCTGGGTGGCGACGGCCAATTCTATATCGGCTGGGACGGCAACTATCGTTCGAAATTCTCGTCCAATGCCTCGCGCTCAACCTATATGGATATCAAGGGCTATACGCTCAACAACCTCCGCCTGGGGTTCCGCAACGGAGATGGTCTCAACGTCTATGGTTGGGTCCGCAATATCTTTGACAAGGATTATATGGAATTGCTGGCCACTACGCCCAGCAACACGGGTCTGATCGCGGGACAGCCGGGCGACCCACGCACCTACGGCCTGACGATAAAGGCCAATTTCTGA
- a CDS encoding DoxX family protein produces MMMTTTAHVTRSTDSLALVGRVGLSAIFLLSGISKITAPAAMIAYISSVGLPFPTLALAGAIAVEVGGGIALILGYRTRIVAAILALFSIATALAFHNALADQNQFIHFFKNIAMAGGLAQVVAFGAGRLSLDARR; encoded by the coding sequence ATGATGATGACCACCACTGCCCATGTTACCCGCTCGACCGATAGCCTCGCCCTTGTCGGCCGTGTCGGCCTTTCCGCCATTTTCCTCCTGAGCGGCATTTCGAAGATCACCGCCCCGGCCGCCATGATCGCCTATATCAGTTCGGTCGGCCTGCCTTTCCCCACCCTTGCGCTTGCCGGTGCGATCGCTGTGGAAGTCGGCGGCGGTATCGCCCTGATCCTGGGCTATCGCACGCGGATCGTCGCGGCCATCCTGGCGCTTTTCTCGATCGCCACGGCCCTTGCCTTCCACAATGCGCTTGCGGACCAGAACCAGTTCATCCACTTCTTCAAGAATATCGCGATGGCTGGCGGGCTGGCGCAGGTCGTTGCCTTTGGCGCCGGGCGCCTCAGCCTCGACGCGCGCCGCTGA
- a CDS encoding nitroreductase family protein, translating into MTRSSDTAVAPLFLERWSPRAFDGSAIPQDDLLTILDAGRWAPSAFNYQPWRFLYAHRDTPDFARFLDLLVPFNQTWAEKASALLFIVSETTTGSPEKPSHSHSFDAGAAWGQLGLQASILGYHTHGMTGIAFDRVPAELGVPDGFRVEAGVAIGRLGDPATLPDALREREVQSDRKPLSDLAFAGNFPA; encoded by the coding sequence ATGACCCGCTCCTCCGACACCGCCGTCGCGCCCCTTTTCCTTGAACGCTGGTCGCCACGCGCCTTTGACGGATCGGCCATCCCGCAGGACGACCTGCTGACGATCCTCGACGCAGGACGCTGGGCGCCATCGGCCTTCAACTATCAACCCTGGCGCTTCCTTTATGCGCATCGCGACACGCCCGATTTCGCGCGCTTTCTGGACCTACTGGTCCCCTTCAACCAGACATGGGCGGAAAAAGCCTCGGCGTTGCTGTTCATCGTGTCGGAAACAACGACAGGATCGCCCGAAAAACCTTCGCACAGCCATAGTTTCGACGCGGGTGCGGCCTGGGGGCAACTTGGTCTTCAGGCCTCGATCCTGGGCTATCATACCCATGGCATGACCGGCATCGCCTTTGATCGCGTGCCCGCCGAACTGGGCGTTCCAGATGGTTTCCGGGTCGAAGCGGGCGTCGCGATCGGGCGACTGGGCGATCCTGCCACCCTGCCAGACGCGCTGCGCGAGCGTGAGGTCCAGAGCGACCGCAAGCCGCTGTCCGACCTTGCCTTCGCAGGCAATTTCCCGGCCTGA
- a CDS encoding bifunctional alpha/beta hydrolase/OsmC family protein, producing the protein MPMRSFDFTGAEGRRLSGRLELPTGRLHGWAIFAHCFTCGKDNVAAVRIARALSGAGIGVLRFDFAGLGESEGPFAETSFSGNVRDLIAAAAAMEEAGMTPGLLVGHSLGGAAVLAAAGDLPSVKAVATLAAPFDVTNVLRQFEPHALEAIAAQGEADVRLAGRPFRVGQGFIDDLRRHDQGARIGALHRPLLIVHGPLDDTVGIDQSTKIFLAARHPKSFVSLDHADHLLSRKADADFAASVIAAWAIRYLPELAEQPVLPTDAEAEETGAGKFQLTIRAGGATFPADEPVSVGGLGSGPSPYDLLSSALAACTTMTLRLYADGKGWPVTRIRTSVGHQRDRGQTPADLFTRRIAIDGEVDAEQRARMLEIADNCPVHRTLERGARFDTVLGEPPAMAEPAEAHAQAMERVAKG; encoded by the coding sequence ATGCCGATGCGCTCGTTCGATTTCACCGGAGCGGAAGGGCGGCGCCTGTCCGGGCGGCTGGAACTGCCGACCGGGCGGCTGCATGGCTGGGCGATCTTTGCCCATTGCTTCACCTGCGGGAAGGATAATGTCGCGGCGGTTCGCATTGCCCGCGCCCTGTCGGGTGCGGGCATCGGCGTGTTGCGGTTCGATTTCGCCGGGCTGGGCGAAAGCGAGGGACCGTTCGCAGAGACGAGCTTCAGCGGCAATGTGCGCGATCTGATTGCGGCGGCGGCGGCGATGGAGGAAGCGGGCATGACGCCGGGCCTGCTGGTCGGGCACAGTCTGGGCGGCGCGGCGGTGCTGGCGGCGGCGGGCGACCTGCCGTCGGTCAAGGCGGTGGCGACGCTGGCCGCGCCCTTCGACGTGACGAATGTGCTGCGTCAGTTCGAACCCCATGCGCTGGAAGCGATCGCGGCGCAGGGAGAGGCGGATGTGCGGCTGGCCGGGCGGCCCTTCCGCGTGGGGCAAGGCTTTATCGACGATTTGCGCCGACATGATCAGGGCGCGCGGATCGGAGCGCTGCACCGGCCATTGCTGATCGTGCACGGGCCATTGGACGATACGGTCGGGATCGATCAATCGACCAAAATCTTTCTGGCGGCGCGGCATCCCAAGAGTTTCGTGTCGCTCGACCATGCCGACCATCTTCTCTCACGCAAGGCGGACGCGGATTTCGCCGCGTCGGTGATCGCCGCCTGGGCGATACGCTATCTGCCCGAACTGGCCGAGCAGCCCGTCCTGCCCACCGATGCGGAAGCGGAGGAGACGGGCGCGGGCAAATTCCAGCTCACGATCCGCGCGGGTGGCGCGACCTTCCCGGCGGACGAGCCGGTGAGCGTCGGCGGGCTGGGCAGCGGACCATCGCCCTATGATCTTCTGTCGTCGGCGCTGGCCGCCTGCACGACGATGACCCTGCGTCTCTATGCCGATGGCAAGGGGTGGCCGGTCACGCGCATCCGCACCTCGGTCGGCCATCAGCGCGATAGGGGGCAGACGCCTGCCGACCTGTTCACCCGGCGGATCGCGATCGACGGAGAGGTCGACGCCGAGCAGCGCGCACGGATGCTGGAGATTGCGGATAATTGCCCGGTCCATCGCACGCTGGAGCGCGGTGCGCGTTTCGACACCGTATTGGGCGAGCCGCCCGCCATGGCTGAACCGGCAGAGGCGCATGCACAGGCGATGGAGCGGGTCGCCAAGGGCTGA
- a CDS encoding pirin family protein, whose protein sequence is MSIRSSDVEGVDLVILPPVRDLGDGFTVRRALPSAHRRMVGPFIFFDQMGPAAFEGGEGLDVRPHPHIGLATVTYLLEGEILHRDSLGSKQAIRPGEVNWMTAGSGIVHSERTDPAIRDQGQRLFGLQTWVALPREAEEVAPAFAHHKANAIPTIEDDGTRLTLIAGRSDGIVSPVQSFSDMVYADIVLMDGARYQLKAEHVERALYVVEGTIEVVGQTGGFATGELVVFKPDAEIIVRAKGGARLMLMGGEPLAEKRHIYWNFVSSSPDRIEQAKEDWKAQRFAAVPEESDFIPLPA, encoded by the coding sequence ATGAGCATTCGTTCCAGCGACGTTGAAGGCGTCGACCTTGTCATCCTGCCGCCGGTTCGCGACCTTGGCGATGGCTTTACGGTGCGACGCGCCCTGCCGTCCGCGCACCGCCGGATGGTCGGGCCGTTCATCTTCTTCGACCAGATGGGGCCAGCCGCGTTTGAAGGCGGCGAGGGGCTGGACGTGCGCCCGCACCCGCATATCGGCCTCGCCACCGTCACCTATTTGCTGGAAGGCGAGATATTGCACCGGGATTCGCTGGGATCGAAGCAGGCTATCCGGCCGGGCGAGGTCAACTGGATGACCGCAGGCTCCGGCATCGTCCATAGCGAGCGCACCGATCCGGCGATCCGCGATCAGGGGCAGCGCCTGTTTGGCCTTCAGACCTGGGTTGCATTGCCCAGGGAAGCCGAAGAGGTCGCTCCCGCCTTTGCCCATCACAAGGCGAACGCCATTCCGACGATCGAGGATGACGGCACGCGCCTGACGCTGATCGCCGGACGTTCGGATGGCATCGTGTCGCCGGTCCAGAGTTTTTCCGACATGGTCTATGCCGACATCGTCCTGATGGACGGCGCGCGCTATCAGTTGAAGGCGGAGCATGTCGAACGCGCGCTCTATGTGGTCGAAGGGACGATCGAGGTGGTCGGCCAGACCGGCGGGTTCGCAACCGGCGAACTGGTCGTGTTCAAGCCTGATGCGGAGATTATCGTCCGCGCAAAGGGCGGCGCGCGCCTGATGCTGATGGGGGGTGAACCTCTGGCGGAAAAGCGGCATATCTACTGGAACTTCGTCTCCTCCTCCCCCGATCGGATCGAGCAGGCGAAGGAAGACTGGAAGGCGCAGCGTTTCGCCGCCGTGCCGGAAGAAAGTGACTTCATCCCGCTGCCCGCCTGA
- a CDS encoding sulfite exporter TauE/SafE family protein, translating into MHVDIAFILCATIAVVISGLAKGGFSGLGALAMPVMALAIDPLRGAAILLPILIVQDVVSVWAFRRTWDGTVLAVMLPGMAVGVVIAYFFAARVPETTVLGVLGFISVLFGLQRLWMERGGKIPVASSSPLWVGTLFGVASGFTSQIAHAGSPPFQMWVLPRRLPRDMLVGTTAIAFATMNWMKVPAYAALGQFTPANLTITALLVPVALVSTLAGVALVRRIDPARFYTLIYVLMVLLGLKLIANAL; encoded by the coding sequence ATGCATGTCGACATCGCCTTCATCCTCTGCGCCACTATTGCAGTCGTCATCTCGGGCCTTGCCAAGGGCGGCTTTTCGGGGCTGGGCGCGCTCGCCATGCCGGTCATGGCGCTGGCGATCGATCCGCTGCGCGGCGCCGCGATCCTGCTGCCGATCCTGATCGTACAGGATGTCGTGTCGGTCTGGGCGTTCCGCAGGACATGGGATGGCACGGTGCTGGCCGTCATGCTGCCGGGCATGGCCGTGGGCGTGGTTATTGCTTACTTCTTTGCCGCCCGCGTGCCCGAAACAACCGTGCTGGGCGTCCTTGGCTTCATCTCCGTCCTGTTCGGCCTGCAACGGCTGTGGATGGAGCGTGGCGGGAAAATTCCCGTCGCCTCCTCATCGCCTTTGTGGGTGGGCACGCTGTTCGGCGTAGCATCGGGCTTCACCAGCCAGATTGCCCATGCCGGGTCGCCGCCCTTTCAAATGTGGGTGCTGCCCCGTCGCCTGCCCCGCGACATGCTGGTCGGCACGACCGCCATCGCCTTTGCAACGATGAACTGGATGAAGGTGCCCGCCTATGCCGCGCTGGGCCAGTTCACCCCCGCGAACCTGACCATCACGGCGCTGTTGGTTCCGGTCGCGCTGGTGTCGACCCTAGCCGGTGTGGCGCTGGTCCGACGGATCGATCCGGCGCGCTTTTATACGCTTATCTATGTGCTGATGGTCCTGCTGGGCCTCAAGCTGATTGCCAACGCGCTTTAG